A stretch of DNA from bacterium:
CTCCCGCCCGGTTGATGTAGAAATTGAGCATCGACATCGCCGACTGGAGCGGGGTGCCCTTGCGCCCCGTGCTTTCCTCCGCGGAGCGCTTGAGTGAGGCGGCGATCCGGCGTGGGTCGCTCCACGTAAAAACACCGTCCTCCAAGGCCAGCGCGTGGCTCTCGCGCGTGACCCGGCCCGACCAGCGGCTTATTTTTTTGGGAAGGCTCATGACTTTGGCGTTTGGGCGGCCAGATACGCGACGATGTGATCGAGGGTATCGAGCTTGGCGTAATCCGCCTCAGGGACGTTGATCTTCAGGCCCTCGTAGAGGAGGGTGACGAAGCGCAAGAAATCCACGGAGTCGATCTCCGTCTGCTCGCGGAGGGGGAGGGCGGGATTCAATGCCTTGGGATCGATCTCGGGGGCGATGTCGCTCAAGTAAGAGAGGACCTTGGCGCGGATCTCATCGGCGGAAAGGTTCGGGCTCATCGGCCGGCCTCCAGGTCTTGAGGGAACTGCAGGGCCTTGGCGATGGCGTTCAGGAAGGCCGCGCCCTTGAGGCCGTCCGAGACCCGGTGATCGGCGGCGAGCGATGCCGAAACGATCCGGCGTGAAACGACTTGGCCCTTCTCCGAGACCGCCGCCTCGCGGATTGTTCCAAAACCCACCAGGGCCACCTGCGGCGGATAGATGATGCCGAAGACGCGGTCGCATCCCTCGTCGCCCAGGCTCGTCACGGTGATCGTCGGGTCCGTCAGCTCCGAGCCGCGCAGGCGGCCCGATCGGACGCGCGTGACCAGGTCCGTGAGTCCCCGCGCGAGATCGGAGAGGGGCTTCGCCTGCACGTCGTGCAGGGCGGGGGCGAGGAGGCCGCCGCCTCGCAGGGCGATCACGACGCCGGTGTGCACGGCCTCCGCCGGACGGAAGCCGCCATCGACGTAGAGGCCGTTCATCTCGGGGAACTTCACCGCCGCGAGGGCGACGGCCTTGAGGAATAAAACGACCGGCAGGAGGCGG
This window harbors:
- a CDS encoding acyl carrier protein — encoded protein: MSPNLSADEIRAKVLSYLSDIAPEIDPKALNPALPLREQTEIDSVDFLRFVTLLYEGLKINVPEADYAKLDTLDHIVAYLAAQTPKS
- a CDS encoding 2-oxo acid dehydrogenase subunit E2, whose protein sequence is MKDEKALFMRQAIAAAMEKSHREIPHYYLETEIPLDAALSWLARENARRAPPDRLLPVVLFLKAVALAAVKFPEMNGLYVDGGFRPAEAVHTGVVIALRGGGLLAPALHDVQAKPLSDLARGLTDLVTRVRSGRLRGSELTDPTITVTSLGDEGCDRVFGIIYPPQVALVGFGTIREAAVSEKGQVVSRRIVSASLAADHRVSDGLKGAAFLNAIAKALQFPQDLEAGR
- a CDS encoding DUF3175 domain-containing protein codes for the protein MSLPKKISRWSGRVTRESHALALEDGVFTWSDPRRIAASLKRSAEESTGRKGTPLQSAMSMLNFYINRAGENLPKERLKVLERAKEELRGLFRR